One Desulforhopalus sp. DNA segment encodes these proteins:
- a CDS encoding efflux RND transporter periplasmic adaptor subunit encodes MTITVSPTTRAISPVLKTPILLLLLAILSLGGCSDTSNGKAKAEAGPKKRAVPVTIGISDKQMVPVEIQAIGTAEPNASVAVKAQVTGTLQRIHFKEGDDVKKGDPLFSLDPRPFTAMLNQAQGTLIRDRAQLDLARQELERYGKAVKKGYVSTEQTEQAATKVATLAATIKADEAAVENARLQLEYCTIFAPIDGRTGELQVTEGNLIKANADTAMLTINQVAPIKIAFSVPGRHFSDIVKYRNEGSLQIFLASPGGPLPATFAFLDNTIDQTTGTLRLKAEFANSERTFWPGQMTDVRLRLTSRPGLTVVPATAVQLSQKGPHIFVVKDDGTVEDRQVATGISLDGMTVIESGLIPGEKVVTEGQLQLVNGSRVEEQGKGKKAGEGTDSQAKGKATP; translated from the coding sequence ATGACCATCACCGTCTCTCCCACAACAAGGGCTATCAGCCCAGTCCTGAAAACACCAATTCTCCTGCTGCTTCTTGCCATTCTTAGCCTTGGCGGATGCTCCGACACCTCGAACGGTAAGGCCAAGGCCGAGGCCGGTCCGAAAAAGCGCGCCGTGCCGGTAACCATCGGCATCAGCGACAAACAAATGGTTCCAGTGGAGATCCAGGCCATCGGCACCGCCGAGCCCAATGCCTCGGTGGCGGTTAAGGCGCAGGTCACCGGCACCCTGCAGCGTATCCATTTCAAGGAAGGCGATGATGTGAAGAAGGGCGACCCGCTCTTTTCCCTCGACCCGCGCCCCTTTACCGCCATGCTCAACCAGGCGCAGGGTACTTTAATCCGTGACCGGGCGCAGCTCGACCTCGCCCGTCAGGAACTCGAACGTTACGGCAAGGCGGTGAAAAAGGGCTATGTCTCCACCGAGCAAACCGAGCAGGCGGCCACCAAGGTGGCGACCCTTGCCGCGACCATCAAGGCGGATGAAGCGGCGGTGGAAAACGCCCGGTTGCAGCTGGAATACTGCACGATCTTCGCCCCCATCGACGGCCGCACCGGTGAACTGCAGGTGACCGAAGGCAACCTCATTAAGGCAAACGCCGATACGGCGATGCTGACCATCAATCAGGTGGCGCCGATCAAGATCGCCTTTTCCGTCCCCGGCAGGCATTTTTCCGATATCGTTAAGTACCGCAACGAGGGTAGCTTGCAGATCTTTCTCGCCTCCCCTGGCGGGCCGTTGCCCGCGACCTTCGCCTTTCTCGACAATACCATCGACCAGACCACCGGAACCCTGCGCCTCAAGGCGGAGTTCGCCAATAGCGAACGGACCTTCTGGCCGGGACAGATGACTGATGTCCGTCTGCGTCTCACCTCCCGCCCCGGCCTCACCGTCGTGCCGGCCACCGCGGTACAACTCAGCCAGAAGGGTCCGCACATCTTTGTGGTAAAGGATGACGGCACCGTCGAGGACCGTCAGGTAGCCACCGGGATAAGTCTCGACGGGATGACGGTCATCGAATCGGGATTGATCCCGGGCGAAAAGGTGGTCACCGAAGGCCAGCTTCAGCTGGTGAACGGCAGCCGGGTCGAGGAGCAGGGCAAGGGCAAGAAAGCAGGCGAGGGGACGGATAGCCAGGCCAAAGGAAAGGCCACGCCATGA
- a CDS encoding efflux transporter outer membrane subunit produces MKIDSRQIAPRVLGTAFILCLAACTAVGPNYQPPPQEMPQQWNAATPVIDPTPGRTSAKWWSVFNDPLLESLIAEATAANPSLRKAEARIREARAQRIIAGASGSLDASGGASTSRRSDNTGSTGGRQDLFQLGFDAGWELDLFGGVQRAKEAAEANLAASHEDMRDVLVSLQAEVASNYLDLRGNQSRLVTTRNNIAAQEKTVELVRGRFQMGLGNELDLMNAETQLALTKAALPALQRSIQQAMHQLAILLGQAPASLTSRLSKETGDLQVPPQIPVNLPSELLRQRPDIRAAERRLAAATAEIGVATAELFPKFSLSGLLGLQSRNLSDLISSGSRYWSIGPTLSLPLFDQGRIRAGIEIGKARRDQALAEYQGTVLAALAEVENALVAFAAEQDTQGILTKAVASGKKAVTTANGMYEAGLTGFLDVLQSERALYQSEDQLAQSRQRLTLSLVAIFKALGGGWQGENTEPSEVDKIPPAYNPT; encoded by the coding sequence ATGAAAATCGATAGTCGGCAAATCGCCCCGCGTGTGCTTGGCACGGCGTTCATTCTTTGTCTTGCCGCCTGCACCGCCGTCGGCCCCAATTATCAACCGCCGCCGCAGGAGATGCCACAACAGTGGAACGCCGCCACCCCGGTCATCGATCCCACTCCGGGTCGCACATCCGCAAAATGGTGGTCCGTATTCAATGACCCGCTCCTCGAATCCCTGATAGCGGAGGCTACCGCTGCCAACCCCAGCCTGCGCAAGGCGGAAGCGAGAATTCGCGAGGCAAGGGCGCAGAGGATAATTGCCGGGGCAAGCGGTTCTCTCGATGCCTCTGGCGGGGCAAGTACCAGCCGGCGCAGCGACAACACCGGCTCAACCGGCGGCAGGCAGGATCTCTTCCAGCTCGGCTTTGATGCCGGCTGGGAACTCGACCTCTTCGGCGGTGTGCAAAGGGCGAAAGAGGCTGCCGAGGCCAATCTCGCCGCCAGCCACGAGGACATGCGCGATGTCCTCGTCTCCCTGCAGGCGGAGGTGGCGAGTAATTATCTCGATCTACGCGGCAACCAGAGCCGGCTCGTCACAACCCGCAATAATATCGCCGCCCAGGAAAAGACCGTCGAACTGGTCCGGGGACGTTTTCAGATGGGCCTGGGCAATGAACTCGACCTGATGAACGCCGAGACCCAGCTGGCCCTTACCAAGGCGGCACTTCCGGCACTCCAGCGTTCAATACAGCAGGCAATGCACCAGCTGGCCATCCTTCTCGGCCAGGCCCCGGCCAGCCTGACGAGCCGTTTGTCGAAAGAAACCGGCGATCTCCAAGTGCCGCCGCAGATACCGGTCAACCTGCCGTCGGAGCTACTGCGCCAGCGCCCGGACATTCGCGCCGCCGAGCGGCGGCTGGCAGCGGCCACCGCCGAAATCGGTGTTGCCACCGCCGAACTCTTTCCTAAATTCTCCCTGTCCGGACTCCTCGGCCTGCAGAGCCGCAACCTCTCCGACCTGATCTCCAGCGGCAGCCGCTACTGGTCGATCGGTCCGACACTATCCCTGCCGCTGTTCGACCAGGGAAGGATCCGTGCCGGTATTGAGATCGGCAAGGCCCGCCGCGACCAGGCGCTGGCCGAGTACCAGGGGACGGTCCTTGCGGCCCTTGCCGAGGTGGAGAATGCCCTCGTCGCCTTTGCCGCTGAGCAGGACACCCAAGGCATTCTCACCAAGGCCGTCGCTTCCGGCAAAAAGGCAGTGACCACCGCCAATGGCATGTATGAGGCGGGGCTTACCGGTTTCCTCGATGTCCTGCAAAGTGAACGGGCCCTGTACCAATCCGAAGACCAACTGGCGCAGAGCCGGCAGCGGCTGACCCTCTCGCTGGTAGCTATCTTCAAGGCCCTTGGCGGTGGCTGGCAGGGCGAAAACACCGAGCCTTCGGAAGTTGATAAAATTCCACCCGCATACAATCCGACATGA
- a CDS encoding M14 family metallopeptidase, producing MEKTDTPMATCTTREHHLPEAAIGTARKLLSVHFAPPKATRKAYIQAGLHADEAPGYLVAARLVELLHRAHAAGEICEEIIVVPVANPIGLAQWGTDTVQGRFDDSDHVNFNRRYYDLVDSIVERMQGLQQEDGAANVRLIRKQLREILREKKPTTEGESLKHLLLSLSCDADIVLDLHCDHQAVLHVYMGKALWPEGADLSAQMGAMATLLADDSGDMPFDEANSKIWWELAKKFPEAAIPPACLAATIELRGVADTDPEHTEQDARNLYFFLQRRGFISGHTPPLPALFAEATPLAGVDYLTSTGAGILSYLKQPGDLVAAGEAVALVTQPMKNPGTGAKVAIASRTSGVFFARSADRFARPGKIIGKVAGSAVLEGKGPYLLTF from the coding sequence ATGGAAAAGACTGATACCCCAATGGCAACCTGCACTACAAGGGAACATCACCTCCCCGAGGCGGCGATCGGAACAGCGAGAAAACTGCTGAGTGTCCATTTTGCTCCGCCGAAGGCCACCAGAAAGGCCTATATCCAGGCCGGATTGCATGCCGATGAAGCACCGGGATATCTGGTTGCGGCGCGGCTGGTGGAATTACTCCACCGGGCGCATGCGGCAGGGGAGATCTGCGAGGAGATCATCGTTGTCCCGGTCGCCAATCCGATAGGCTTAGCCCAGTGGGGCACCGATACCGTGCAGGGCCGATTTGATGATAGCGACCATGTCAATTTCAACCGGCGCTACTATGATTTGGTTGACAGCATTGTCGAAAGAATGCAGGGTCTCCAGCAGGAGGATGGTGCGGCCAATGTCCGGTTGATCAGAAAGCAGCTGAGGGAGATCCTCCGGGAGAAAAAGCCCACAACCGAGGGAGAATCCCTGAAACACTTGCTCCTCAGCCTCTCCTGCGATGCCGACATTGTTCTTGATCTGCACTGTGATCATCAGGCAGTGCTGCATGTCTATATGGGCAAGGCCCTGTGGCCGGAGGGAGCCGACCTGTCCGCCCAGATGGGTGCCATGGCGACCCTGCTGGCCGATGATTCGGGCGATATGCCTTTTGATGAGGCCAACAGCAAGATATGGTGGGAATTGGCCAAGAAATTTCCCGAGGCGGCGATTCCACCTGCCTGTCTCGCTGCGACCATTGAATTGCGTGGAGTTGCCGACACGGATCCTGAACACACCGAACAAGACGCCCGGAACCTCTACTTCTTCTTGCAGCGGCGCGGCTTTATCAGCGGGCATACACCGCCACTGCCGGCACTTTTTGCTGAAGCAACGCCACTTGCAGGAGTGGACTATTTGACCTCGACGGGCGCAGGCATTCTTTCCTATCTCAAGCAGCCAGGCGATTTGGTGGCTGCCGGTGAGGCGGTGGCCCTGGTTACGCAACCCATGAAAAATCCCGGTACAGGGGCCAAAGTAGCCATTGCCAGCCGGACATCGGGGGTGTTTTTTGCCCGTTCAGCCGATCGTTTCGCACGACCCGGAAAAATCATTGGTAAGGTTGCCGGATCGGCCGTTCTTGAAGGTAAAGGGCCATATCTCTTAACTTTTTAA
- a CDS encoding YkgJ family cysteine cluster protein, with product MTITAVSPEMEKNRAFCNFCPGFCCYRLPGSTLYVTATDINRIARHFQISDGEVRKRYIEGRNTFQVRNDGSCIFLASGKLSKRCTIHEARPEQCRAFPYDTPCPYLKREDLLEKIYPKVEKSLGL from the coding sequence ATGACAATTACAGCGGTATCGCCTGAGATGGAAAAGAACAGAGCCTTTTGCAACTTTTGCCCCGGATTCTGCTGCTACCGTTTACCGGGATCGACCCTTTATGTCACCGCAACCGATATCAACCGTATCGCCAGACATTTTCAAATTTCCGACGGGGAGGTACGCAAACGATATATAGAGGGGCGTAATACCTTCCAGGTTCGCAATGACGGTTCTTGCATTTTTCTCGCGAGCGGCAAACTGAGCAAGCGCTGCACCATTCATGAGGCACGACCGGAACAATGTCGTGCCTTCCCTTACGACACCCCCTGTCCATATCTTAAGCGCGAAGATTTGCTGGAAAAAATTTATCCAAAGGTGGAAAAAAGTCTGGGTCTGTAG
- a CDS encoding cupin domain-containing protein, with protein MVQSFTIVLLVFWLFSFPSAALSLCPEPILPESLRWGGPPNLPALQGAWVLGAEGVPGNYILRVKLAAGGKIPPHTHPDERNTTVLSGTISVGFGEQFDASQVVSVPAGAVYVAPADVPHYIWAKEGPVVYQEAGTGPTKTSFIKP; from the coding sequence ATGGTACAATCTTTCACTATCGTTTTACTGGTTTTCTGGCTCTTTTCCTTCCCAAGCGCCGCCCTGAGTCTCTGCCCTGAGCCGATTCTGCCCGAATCACTGCGCTGGGGAGGCCCGCCAAACCTGCCGGCACTCCAGGGAGCATGGGTGCTCGGCGCCGAAGGAGTACCGGGCAACTACATTCTGCGGGTAAAGCTTGCAGCCGGAGGGAAGATTCCTCCCCATACCCATCCCGATGAACGTAATACCACGGTGCTTTCCGGAACAATCTCTGTCGGATTTGGCGAGCAATTCGACGCAAGCCAGGTCGTCTCCGTGCCGGCAGGTGCCGTGTACGTGGCTCCTGCCGATGTCCCGCATTACATCTGGGCCAAAGAAGGACCGGTGGTGTATCAGGAGGCAGGGACCGGACCCACCAAGACCTCCTTTATCAAACCGTAG
- a CDS encoding MFS transporter: protein MGDEIQPKESAIEKAAYAKITWHLIPFLFICYIVAYLDRVNIGFAKLQMLSDLQFSETAYGFGAGVFFLGYILFEIPSNIILYKVGARIWIARIMICWGVVSGLTMFVTSEWSFYAMRFLLGVAEAGFFPGIILYLTYWFPSERRGKITTLFMIAVPVSGVIGGPLSGWILQNMAGIRGYAGWQWLLLIEALPAVLMGILVLTYLKDGIETASWLSDAEKTILRRRIQADNEDKEDYTFRQLLFDSRIWRCALIYFCYVMGLYGVGFWLPTIIKAMGVAGMFSIGLLSAIPSIVAIIGMVLVSSSSDRHRERRWHVAMPAIFGAAGLICSVVFSGNTWLAMAALSLASFGIVTTFPLFWSLPTAYLRGAAAAAGIALINSCGNLSGFISPYMIGLIKDATNSTDAGMYVLAGFLAVGAVLTLSFPSQLVNR, encoded by the coding sequence ATGGGTGATGAAATACAACCAAAAGAATCGGCCATCGAAAAAGCTGCCTATGCAAAGATCACCTGGCACCTTATCCCCTTTCTGTTCATATGCTACATCGTTGCCTATCTTGACCGGGTAAATATCGGCTTTGCAAAGCTGCAGATGCTCTCTGATCTGCAATTCAGCGAAACGGCCTACGGTTTTGGCGCGGGGGTATTCTTTCTTGGCTACATATTGTTCGAAATACCGAGCAATATCATTTTGTATAAAGTTGGGGCGCGAATCTGGATCGCCCGGATTATGATCTGTTGGGGGGTGGTTTCCGGCCTGACCATGTTTGTGACAAGCGAGTGGTCATTTTATGCCATGCGTTTTTTACTCGGTGTGGCCGAGGCCGGGTTCTTCCCCGGCATCATCCTCTACCTCACCTACTGGTTCCCCTCGGAAAGGCGGGGAAAGATAACTACCCTGTTTATGATCGCGGTGCCGGTGTCAGGGGTCATCGGTGGTCCATTATCCGGCTGGATACTGCAGAATATGGCAGGAATCAGGGGCTACGCTGGGTGGCAATGGTTGCTGCTCATTGAGGCCCTTCCGGCGGTGTTGATGGGCATATTGGTTTTAACATACCTGAAAGACGGAATAGAAACGGCAAGTTGGCTTTCAGATGCCGAAAAAACCATCCTCCGAAGGAGAATCCAGGCGGATAACGAAGACAAAGAGGACTACACCTTCAGGCAACTGCTCTTCGATTCGCGGATTTGGCGTTGTGCGCTCATCTACTTCTGCTATGTCATGGGCCTGTACGGCGTGGGGTTTTGGCTGCCGACCATAATAAAGGCGATGGGAGTGGCCGGGATGTTTTCTATCGGACTGCTCTCGGCGATTCCCTCAATAGTCGCCATAATCGGTATGGTCTTGGTAAGCAGCAGTTCCGACAGACACAGGGAAAGACGCTGGCATGTTGCCATGCCGGCAATCTTCGGTGCCGCCGGACTGATCTGCAGCGTTGTCTTTTCCGGGAATACCTGGCTCGCCATGGCCGCCCTGAGCCTGGCCTCATTTGGTATCGTGACGACATTCCCCTTGTTCTGGAGTCTGCCAACTGCCTATCTGCGCGGCGCGGCTGCAGCTGCCGGGATAGCGCTCATCAATTCATGTGGAAATCTCTCAGGCTTTATCAGTCCTTATATGATTGGTTTAATAAAAGATGCCACCAACAGCACCGATGCCGGCATGTATGTGCTTGCCGGCTTTCTTGCCGTTGGGGCCGTCTTGACTCTCAGTTTTCCTTCTCAACTGGTAAACCGATAA
- a CDS encoding methyl-accepting chemotaxis protein — protein MLKRFSVKGRMYLIILAIFTLFLVMVFFAVQSGNRVKALGLNKTGEIMLADQKAKLQVASHSLALAIGHAIEKVDSPEKKIEIIRTLVDDIRFEEDKSGYYFVYQGTTNVALPPKKESQGKDLGEMKDKNGVYLVRDLQTKAKAGGGFVEYIWPKPGSEDTPKLSYAEMIPGTDMWIGTGVYLDNISAYKASMEKDINAGVAANLTTMLIIAGAIFAGIISLCLMIVFGLVGALKIMIGKFRDIAEGEGDLTKRIAINSKDEIAELATWFNTFLDKLQDVMKTIAQNTSSLGNEAGNLAEIASNLAKNAQTTSERSNTVATAAEEMSANLNNVAAAMEESTTNTGMVASAAEEMTATINEIARNSAQANEISGKAVKQAVATSERMARLGASADAISKVTETITEISEQTNLLALNATIEAARAGEAGKGFAVVANEIKELAKQTATATLDIKTKIDDVQQTTMGTVQDIEEITTVINNVNAIVATITTAVGEQSKATEEIASNINQAAGGLGEVNENVSQISVVASTITAEIALVNSASGDLSNSSTRVDASSSDLRHLAQELQKAVGSFKI, from the coding sequence ATGCTCAAACGATTTTCCGTAAAAGGAAGGATGTACTTAATAATTCTCGCTATTTTTACTCTGTTCTTGGTCATGGTGTTCTTTGCAGTGCAGAGTGGCAATCGGGTAAAGGCCTTAGGCCTTAATAAAACCGGCGAAATCATGCTGGCCGATCAGAAGGCGAAGCTCCAGGTCGCCAGCCATTCTCTTGCCCTGGCGATCGGTCACGCCATCGAAAAGGTCGACAGCCCGGAAAAAAAGATCGAGATCATCCGTACCCTGGTGGACGATATCCGTTTTGAAGAGGATAAATCCGGCTATTATTTTGTATATCAGGGTACTACCAATGTTGCCCTGCCGCCGAAGAAGGAATCGCAAGGAAAAGACCTGGGGGAAATGAAGGATAAAAATGGCGTGTATCTCGTACGCGATCTGCAGACCAAGGCCAAGGCCGGTGGCGGGTTTGTCGAATATATCTGGCCAAAACCAGGATCAGAGGACACTCCCAAGCTCAGTTATGCGGAAATGATTCCAGGGACGGATATGTGGATCGGCACCGGTGTCTATCTGGATAATATCTCCGCCTATAAGGCCTCGATGGAAAAGGATATCAACGCCGGGGTCGCCGCCAATCTTACCACCATGCTGATTATCGCCGGGGCAATTTTTGCTGGAATTATAAGTCTTTGCCTTATGATTGTCTTTGGTTTGGTCGGAGCTTTAAAAATAATGATCGGTAAATTCCGGGATATTGCCGAGGGTGAAGGCGACCTGACCAAGCGAATAGCAATCAACTCAAAGGATGAGATTGCCGAATTGGCTACGTGGTTCAATACCTTCCTGGATAAGCTGCAGGACGTTATGAAGACCATTGCGCAAAACACCTCTTCCCTTGGCAATGAAGCCGGAAATTTGGCGGAAATCGCTTCAAATCTCGCTAAAAACGCCCAAACCACATCGGAACGTTCCAATACTGTGGCAACGGCGGCCGAAGAGATGAGCGCCAATCTCAATAATGTTGCTGCTGCCATGGAAGAATCGACGACCAACACCGGCATGGTTGCCAGTGCCGCTGAGGAAATGACCGCAACGATCAACGAAATTGCCAGGAACTCGGCGCAGGCCAATGAAATCTCCGGAAAGGCCGTAAAACAGGCGGTGGCGACCTCGGAACGGATGGCACGACTTGGTGCCTCCGCCGACGCCATCAGCAAGGTAACGGAAACAATCACGGAAATTTCCGAGCAAACCAATCTTCTCGCCCTGAATGCAACCATTGAGGCGGCAAGGGCGGGAGAGGCCGGCAAGGGATTTGCCGTTGTTGCCAATGAGATAAAAGAGCTGGCAAAGCAGACTGCCACCGCGACCTTGGATATTAAAACCAAGATAGATGACGTCCAGCAGACCACCATGGGTACCGTGCAGGATATCGAGGAGATCACCACCGTTATCAATAACGTCAATGCCATCGTCGCAACCATTACCACGGCGGTGGGCGAACAGTCGAAGGCCACGGAAGAGATTGCCTCCAATATCAATCAGGCGGCCGGTGGCCTTGGCGAAGTAAACGAAAACGTCAGCCAGATATCGGTGGTTGCTTCTACCATTACCGCCGAGATCGCCTTGGTTAATTCGGCATCCGGAGACCTGTCAAACAGCAGCACCAGGGTTGACGCGAGCAGCAGCGATTTGCGCCATCTCGCCCAGGAACTACAAAAGGCGGTCGGAAGCTTCAAAATCTAG
- a CDS encoding HAMP domain-containing histidine kinase has product MNLFSKIFSSLLVGIVGLLLIVGNLHYEMQIRQFEADLVASTQAVGKSLAGAIGRAWMDGGAEMASLQIAAADEALPEIAIRWVWLGEVKQRFGPRQPEIADLDDQNGGRPITFITFDENRKRLRYTFVPVAIPGEERRGMLELTQSLEALTAFTHKTLLTILAISAVLLLFSGTVTYFLIYRKIRRPLEKLSSKALEIGKGNLTADLEIQGDDELVQLAGIVNDMCTRLFIAQKKIHFENLARLKTLEQLRHTEKLSTVGQIAAGIAHEIGTPLNVVDGRAKMIISEPLEHEEIVNCAKIIKTQAERMTLIIRQLLDFSRKKKIVSKSHENLVTLLKQVFHLLTPLAGKQGVELLLRVAPEAKVRCFVDSQQIQQVFMNIIMNAIQATPDKGVVQVELSNIFLKSMLHTDNQVKEFLRVDIRDEGAGIPVANLMEIFTPFFTTKSVGLGTGLGLSIARELLEEHGGWIEVRNRPVKGAEFTLYFKLEETGV; this is encoded by the coding sequence ATGAATCTATTTTCAAAGATATTTTCCTCTTTGTTGGTTGGCATTGTTGGATTGCTGCTGATTGTCGGGAATTTGCACTACGAGATGCAGATCAGGCAGTTTGAAGCGGATTTAGTGGCCAGCACTCAGGCGGTTGGTAAAAGCTTGGCGGGAGCCATAGGCAGGGCATGGATGGATGGTGGCGCGGAAATGGCCAGCCTGCAGATTGCCGCCGCTGATGAGGCCCTCCCGGAGATAGCCATCCGTTGGGTATGGTTGGGTGAAGTGAAACAACGGTTTGGCCCGCGACAACCGGAAATAGCTGACCTCGATGACCAGAATGGTGGTCGGCCGATCACCTTTATCACCTTCGATGAAAATCGGAAAAGGCTGCGGTACACCTTTGTTCCTGTCGCTATCCCAGGAGAAGAGAGGCGCGGGATGCTGGAACTTACCCAATCCCTTGAAGCCCTTACCGCCTTCACCCACAAAACCCTGCTGACAATTCTCGCCATTTCGGCCGTACTCCTCCTCTTTAGCGGAACTGTGACCTATTTTCTTATCTATCGGAAAATAAGAAGACCTCTCGAAAAACTGTCCAGCAAGGCGCTGGAGATCGGCAAGGGCAATCTTACCGCCGATCTGGAGATACAGGGTGACGATGAACTTGTGCAACTTGCTGGAATAGTAAATGATATGTGTACAAGGCTGTTTATCGCCCAGAAGAAAATCCATTTCGAAAACCTTGCCCGTTTAAAGACCCTTGAACAACTTCGGCACACCGAGAAACTCTCAACCGTAGGGCAGATTGCCGCCGGTATAGCCCATGAGATAGGTACCCCCTTGAATGTTGTCGATGGGCGGGCAAAGATGATTATCTCCGAACCGCTCGAGCACGAGGAGATAGTCAATTGTGCAAAAATCATCAAGACCCAAGCCGAGCGGATGACCCTGATTATTCGCCAGCTCCTTGATTTCTCAAGAAAGAAGAAGATTGTCAGCAAGTCCCATGAAAACCTGGTAACCCTGCTCAAGCAGGTTTTTCATCTTCTCACTCCCCTGGCCGGCAAGCAGGGTGTCGAGTTGCTTCTCAGAGTTGCACCCGAAGCGAAAGTGCGCTGTTTTGTCGACAGTCAGCAGATTCAACAGGTTTTTATGAATATCATCATGAATGCCATTCAGGCGACACCGGATAAAGGGGTAGTGCAGGTAGAGCTTAGCAATATCTTTTTGAAATCGATGCTCCATACCGATAATCAGGTCAAAGAGTTTCTCCGTGTCGACATCCGCGACGAAGGGGCGGGGATACCCGTTGCGAACCTCATGGAGATATTCACCCCATTTTTTACCACGAAGAGTGTTGGTTTGGGCACGGGACTGGGGCTGTCAATTGCCCGAGAACTGCTGGAGGAACACGGCGGTTGGATCGAGGTGCGGAATCGACCGGTAAAAGGTGCCGAGTTTACACTCTATTTTAAATTGGAGGAGACCGGGGTATGA
- a CDS encoding sigma-54 dependent transcriptional regulator: MKGHILIIEDDQDMGEMLDAGLSRRGFTTLSLPSGQAGIEAIPGEQPDVLLTDINLPDINGIQICREVAEKWPEIPVIMMTAFGSLDTAIEAIRAGAYDFITKPLDMDLLSLTLLRAVDHRNLKRQVQILSAKIERSHTFPRLIGESSIMKEFFVRLQRIADTETSVLITGDSGVGKEITARTLHDYSRRKGGPFVAINCSALPENLLESELFGHVKGAFTNAWQDRTGLLLEASGGTLFLDEVGDIPISLQPKLLRALEERTVRPVGGNREKAFDARIIAATHIDIEAAVAEGRFREDLYYRLNVIKVDIPPLRARGSDILLLAQKFIGDFAEKLCKPVTGLADSTIKRLLQYQWPGNVRELRNAMEHGVAMTLFEKIVPEDLPQKIQDHTGRTLFWETAAPPELISLEEMIQRYIAYILKTTKGNQSLAAEVLRIDRKTLYRRLQKPTE; the protein is encoded by the coding sequence ATGAAGGGCCACATTCTTATAATTGAAGATGACCAAGATATGGGGGAAATGCTCGATGCCGGGCTCAGCCGCCGCGGCTTTACCACCCTCTCCCTGCCTAGCGGACAGGCCGGAATAGAGGCGATACCGGGAGAGCAACCGGATGTCCTGCTTACCGACATCAATCTTCCAGATATCAACGGTATCCAGATATGCCGGGAGGTGGCTGAGAAGTGGCCGGAAATTCCGGTAATCATGATGACCGCCTTCGGTTCCCTCGACACGGCCATTGAGGCGATCAGGGCCGGGGCCTATGATTTTATCACCAAGCCCCTTGATATGGATCTGCTTTCCCTCACCCTCCTGCGGGCGGTGGACCATAGGAACCTTAAACGCCAGGTGCAAATCCTCAGTGCGAAGATCGAGCGTAGCCACACCTTCCCACGACTCATCGGCGAAAGTTCGATTATGAAGGAGTTCTTTGTCAGGCTGCAGCGTATTGCTGATACCGAGACCTCGGTGCTGATAACCGGAGACAGCGGAGTCGGTAAAGAGATAACCGCCCGGACCCTGCATGACTACAGTCGTCGCAAGGGAGGGCCTTTTGTTGCCATCAACTGTTCGGCCCTCCCTGAAAATCTTCTCGAAAGTGAACTTTTCGGCCATGTGAAAGGGGCCTTCACCAATGCCTGGCAGGACCGCACCGGCCTTTTGCTGGAGGCCAGCGGCGGCACCTTGTTTCTCGACGAGGTAGGCGATATTCCAATTAGTTTGCAGCCAAAATTGCTGCGTGCCCTGGAAGAGCGCACCGTTCGGCCGGTCGGGGGAAACCGGGAGAAGGCCTTTGACGCCCGAATTATCGCGGCGACTCATATCGATATCGAAGCCGCTGTGGCAGAGGGGCGATTTCGCGAGGATCTGTACTATCGGCTCAATGTCATTAAGGTAGATATCCCGCCGCTGCGGGCGCGAGGCTCTGATATCCTCCTTCTCGCCCAAAAGTTCATCGGCGATTTTGCCGAAAAACTTTGCAAACCGGTAACCGGTCTTGCCGACTCGACGATAAAACGTCTGCTGCAGTATCAATGGCCGGGCAATGTCAGGGAATTGCGCAATGCCATGGAGCACGGTGTGGCGATGACCCTCTTTGAGAAAATTGTCCCTGAGGACCTGCCGCAGAAGATTCAGGACCATACCGGCCGAACCCTCTTTTGGGAAACCGCCGCTCCACCTGAGCTCATCTCTCTTGAAGAGATGATTCAACGCTACATCGCCTACATCCTGAAGACCACCAAAGGCAATCAGAGTCTTGCCGCCGAGGTTCTGCGAATAGATCGCAAAACCCTGTATCGCCGCTTGCAAAAACCGACCGAGTAA